In Coleofasciculus sp. FACHB-1120, one genomic interval encodes:
- a CDS encoding hemolysin family protein, translating into MDTPVLAILTVNAFPRLTAQDVLLRLLSVLLLIAINGFFVIAEFSIVSVRRSRINQLAEAGDIQAKTVQKLQRSIDRLLSTTQLGITLSSLALGWIGESTMAILVSASIAHLPLSWTVKAAIAHSLSVPVAFFLIAYLQIVLGELSPKSVALLYSEQMARFLGLPIRAIDRFFNPFIWILNQSTRLLLRLVGIQYTGQGWYARVTPEELQMIITTERESTGLEAEERELLNNVFEFGEVLAEEVMVPRTSIASIPCDATFQIFLDEITATGHSRYPVTGESLDDIRGIIYFKELAEPLAKGELTLDTAIQPWIRPARFVPEGQPLSELLPMMQRSHLAMAIVVDEFGGTAGLVTIEDLIAEIIGYEPKSEDKEEFAVQILDEQTFLVQAQMNLEEVNEFLDLNLPLIDKYQTLGGFVLYHYQRIPTQGETLRFDNLELSIVSAEGPRLHQIRIHRQQETTFPSNEANGSDGLDSDTLNSDIDAKVAGDDTEESEMTNQESGVSRNFE; encoded by the coding sequence ATGGATACCCCCGTGTTGGCGATCTTGACGGTGAATGCTTTTCCTAGGCTCACCGCGCAAGACGTTTTGCTGCGATTATTATCGGTGCTACTGCTAATTGCGATTAATGGTTTTTTTGTGATCGCTGAGTTTTCGATAGTTTCGGTGCGGCGATCGCGCATCAATCAGCTAGCCGAAGCGGGCGATATTCAGGCAAAAACGGTTCAAAAATTACAACGCAGCATCGATCGGCTGCTTTCTACGACTCAGCTAGGGATTACTCTCTCTAGTTTGGCTCTCGGCTGGATAGGCGAGAGTACAATGGCAATTTTAGTATCCGCTTCAATTGCCCACTTGCCTCTGTCTTGGACGGTCAAAGCAGCGATCGCTCATTCCCTTTCAGTGCCAGTTGCTTTCTTCCTGATTGCCTATCTGCAAATTGTTTTGGGTGAACTCTCCCCGAAATCAGTGGCGCTGCTTTACTCAGAGCAGATGGCAAGGTTTTTGGGACTTCCAATCAGAGCAATCGACCGCTTTTTTAACCCGTTTATCTGGATTCTCAATCAATCAACCCGCTTGCTCTTGCGGCTGGTAGGCATTCAGTACACCGGACAAGGCTGGTATGCGCGCGTTACCCCCGAAGAATTGCAAATGATTATCACCACAGAGCGCGAGTCTACAGGACTGGAAGCCGAAGAACGAGAGTTGCTCAACAACGTGTTTGAGTTTGGTGAGGTGTTGGCGGAAGAGGTGATGGTTCCCCGCACCAGCATTGCCTCTATTCCCTGTGACGCCACTTTTCAAATCTTTCTAGATGAAATTACCGCCACGGGTCACTCCCGCTATCCCGTCACCGGAGAATCCCTCGACGATATTCGCGGCATTATTTACTTCAAAGAGTTAGCTGAACCTCTCGCCAAAGGCGAACTAACCCTAGATACAGCGATTCAGCCTTGGATTAGACCCGCTCGATTTGTGCCGGAAGGACAGCCTTTAAGCGAACTTTTGCCAATGATGCAGCGAAGTCACCTGGCAATGGCAATCGTTGTGGATGAATTTGGCGGCACCGCTGGGTTAGTAACAATTGAGGATTTAATTGCTGAAATTATCGGCTACGAGCCAAAATCTGAGGATAAAGAAGAGTTCGCTGTACAAATTTTGGATGAGCAAACTTTTCTGGTGCAAGCACAGATGAATTTGGAAGAAGTCAACGAATTTCTCGATCTCAACTTGCCTCTGATTGATAAATACCAAACTTTGGGCGGCTTCGTGCTTTACCACTATCAGAGAATTCCTACTCAAGGCGAAACCCTGCGCTTTGACAACCTTGAGCTGAGCATCGTTTCCGCTGAAGGTCCACGACTGCACCAAATTCGCATTCACCGACAACAGGAGACGACATTTCCTAGCAACGAAGCCAACGGGTCTGATGGCTTAGATTCTGATACATTAAATTCTGATATAGATGCCAAGGTTGCAGGGGATGACACCGAGGAATCCGAAATGACAAATCAGGAATCAGGAGTCAGCAGAAATTTTGAATGA
- the queC gene encoding 7-cyano-7-deazaguanine synthase QueC — translation MKAVVLLSGGLDSSTVLYQAKVDGCECYAISFDYQQRHQRELESATAIAHMAGVREHQVVAFDLRLWGGSALTDSAINVPEGRSLDEMAQSIPVTYVPARNTIFLSFALAYAETINSQRVYIGVNALDYSGYPDCRPDYVQAMQEVFRLGTRQGREGQPISIMTPLIDLKKTEIIQLGNQLGVPWEQTWSCYTGGEVACGVCDSCQLRLAAFAELGLQDPLPYAAKSH, via the coding sequence GTGAAAGCGGTTGTTTTGTTGTCTGGGGGGTTAGATTCTTCGACGGTACTGTACCAGGCAAAGGTTGATGGCTGTGAGTGTTATGCCATTTCATTTGATTACCAGCAGCGCCACCAGCGAGAGTTAGAGTCTGCGACAGCAATCGCTCACATGGCTGGTGTACGAGAACATCAGGTAGTGGCGTTTGATTTGCGTCTCTGGGGCGGTTCTGCGCTCACAGATAGTGCCATTAACGTACCTGAAGGGCGATCGCTTGATGAAATGGCTCAAAGTATCCCCGTGACCTATGTCCCCGCCCGAAATACCATCTTTTTGAGCTTTGCCCTCGCTTATGCAGAAACTATCAACTCCCAGCGGGTTTATATTGGCGTTAATGCTTTAGATTATTCTGGCTATCCAGATTGCCGTCCCGATTATGTCCAAGCAATGCAGGAAGTCTTTCGACTGGGAACGAGACAGGGACGAGAAGGACAGCCGATTAGTATCATGACGCCCCTAATAGACCTAAAAAAAACGGAAATCATTCAGCTCGGAAATCAGTTAGGCGTTCCTTGGGAGCAAACCTGGTCTTGCTATACCGGAGGCGAAGTGGCTTGTGGCGTTTGTGATTCCTGCCAGTTACGTCTAGCTGCTTTTGCTGAGCTGGGATTACAAGATCCGCTTCCCTATGCAGCGAAGAGTCATTAA
- a CDS encoding Gfo/Idh/MocA family oxidoreductase, translating to MPARQPDAHQQRNQPQPIRIGVIGVGNMGQHHTRVLSLLKDVELVGVSDINVERGLDTASKYRARFFENYHDLLPYVDAVCIAVPTRLHHEVGMTCLQAGIHVLIEKPIAASIAEAESLVNAAAESHCILQVGHIERFNPAFQELSKVLKTEELLALEAHRMSPYSQRANDVSVVLDLMIHDIDLLLELSAAPVVKLTASGSRAADSGYLDYVTATLGFANGIVATLTASKVTHRKIRRIAAHCKNSLTEADFLNNEILIHRQTTANYMTDYGQVLYRQDGLIEKVYTSNIEPLHAELEHFVNCVRGGNQPSVGGEQALKALRLASLIDQMALDGQVWQQPDWDCRCLSSPAVAVSF from the coding sequence ATGCCAGCAAGACAGCCAGACGCTCATCAGCAGCGTAACCAGCCTCAACCAATCCGCATTGGCGTGATTGGAGTCGGCAATATGGGACAGCATCACACCCGCGTTCTGAGTCTGCTTAAAGATGTTGAACTGGTTGGTGTATCAGATATTAATGTTGAACGGGGTTTGGATACTGCGAGTAAGTATCGCGCCCGCTTTTTTGAAAATTACCATGACTTACTCCCCTATGTAGACGCTGTCTGCATTGCCGTTCCGACAAGGCTGCATCACGAAGTTGGCATGACTTGCCTGCAAGCAGGGATTCATGTCTTGATTGAAAAGCCGATTGCCGCTAGTATTGCCGAGGCTGAATCCCTCGTCAATGCCGCAGCCGAATCTCACTGTATTCTCCAAGTAGGGCACATTGAGCGGTTTAATCCGGCTTTCCAAGAACTCAGCAAAGTTCTGAAAACAGAAGAATTGCTTGCCCTAGAGGCTCATCGCATGAGTCCTTACTCACAACGGGCTAACGATGTTTCTGTAGTCTTGGATCTGATGATCCATGATATTGACCTGCTGCTAGAACTCTCTGCTGCGCCGGTGGTTAAGTTAACAGCCAGCGGTAGCCGCGCCGCTGATTCTGGCTATCTAGATTATGTGACTGCTACCCTTGGCTTTGCCAATGGAATTGTCGCTACGCTAACAGCTAGTAAGGTGACACACCGCAAAATTCGTCGCATTGCTGCCCATTGTAAAAATTCTCTAACTGAGGCAGATTTTCTCAACAATGAAATTCTGATTCACCGGCAAACGACTGCCAATTATATGACAGATTATGGTCAGGTGCTTTACCGACAGGATGGGTTAATTGAGAAAGTCTACACCAGTAATATTGAGCCACTTCACGCGGAGTTAGAGCATTTTGTTAACTGCGTGCGCGGTGGGAATCAACCCTCTGTAGGCGGCGAACAGGCGCTTAAGGCGTTGCGTCTGGCGAGTCTGATCGATCAAATGGCTCTTGATGGTCAGGTTTGGCAGCAACCAGATTGGGATTGTCGGTGTCTGAGTTCTCCGGCTGTAGCTGTTTCCTTTTAA
- a CDS encoding SGNH/GDSL hydrolase family protein, with amino-acid sequence MKIALIVLAVIVGLVLAIEVGLRLLFGFGNPLIYIADEQIGYLLAPNQRTRRFGNLIEINQFSMRSPTTTETRPESTWRVLLLGDSIANGGWWTDQAMTLSAMLTQQLQSSIDSKTFNQVEVLNASANSWCPRNELAYLKQFGTFDAQVVVLLINTDDLFGTAPTSIPVGRDRNYPNQKPPLALVEAFSRYLLKAPPVPEMKAVNAESGDRVGFNLKAIQEIQTIAQQKGARFLLAMTPLKREVGEPGPRDYELKARVRLIDLTQNQRIAYIDFLPIFNSKEQPETLYRDHIHLSPQGNQLINEEIGRSLNQLKMQN; translated from the coding sequence ATGAAAATCGCGCTGATTGTTTTGGCAGTTATTGTGGGGTTGGTACTGGCGATAGAGGTGGGATTGCGGCTGTTATTTGGTTTTGGAAATCCCTTAATTTATATTGCCGATGAACAGATTGGATATTTATTAGCGCCAAATCAGCGGACTCGCAGGTTTGGCAATCTGATAGAAATTAATCAGTTTTCGATGCGAAGCCCAACAACAACAGAAACTCGCCCAGAATCTACATGGCGGGTGCTGCTGTTAGGAGATTCCATCGCAAATGGTGGCTGGTGGACAGATCAGGCTATGACACTTTCAGCCATGCTGACTCAGCAGTTGCAATCATCTATCGATAGTAAAACTTTCAACCAGGTAGAAGTTCTCAACGCTTCAGCGAACTCCTGGTGTCCACGCAATGAATTAGCGTACCTAAAGCAGTTTGGCACGTTCGACGCTCAGGTAGTCGTATTGCTGATTAATACTGACGATCTGTTCGGGACTGCGCCGACTTCAATCCCTGTAGGGCGCGATCGCAATTACCCCAACCAAAAACCGCCCCTAGCGCTTGTAGAGGCATTCAGCCGCTATTTGTTAAAGGCACCGCCAGTACCAGAGATGAAAGCAGTGAACGCGGAATCAGGAGATCGCGTTGGCTTTAATTTAAAAGCCATTCAAGAAATCCAGACAATTGCACAGCAAAAAGGTGCCCGCTTCTTGCTCGCAATGACGCCCCTAAAGCGGGAAGTGGGTGAACCGGGTCCCCGTGATTATGAACTAAAAGCGCGAGTGCGCCTCATTGACTTAACCCAAAACCAGCGGATTGCCTACATAGATTTTCTGCCCATTTTCAATTCAAAAGAGCAGCCAGAAACCCTGTACCGAGATCATATCCATCTCAGCCCTCAAGGAAATCAGCTGATTAATGAAGAAATTGGGCGATCGCTCAATCAATTAAAAATGCAAAATTAA
- a CDS encoding ABC transporter ATP-binding protein, producing the protein MASIRDILDYYRKYRIVALLSITASSLFEIIDLVVPYTIGQILNVLSSQPLDKGLQKAIALVAEVSNLPANRFLSLSVLMGLILLVTVVRAPIQPWFSLWFHWDTALRSRRDHSIKVLEKIVTLPLEFYEENNPGRIAGRVARGLANHTWTYPEVAGQLIPKLVRVLGIFAMIWLIEWRIAAIFLISFIFILSFTLKDLKQLSDREQKLDRYQENTESRTSEIITNIKTVKAFATEQTELERQRQRLEREFKVVDYRIHRGYVILATTQRTIIQFCVFLVLGLTLSATLQGKISLGHFVTTLTVSSMAYSELEPISNLAEIFARRYASMLRFHEFMHVPVGVDAVILSQTRTQTAEGGTQDSRGSELSYQFTGKVEFSHLSFGYDSDRPVLENINLLIEPYQTVALVGRSGSGKSTLVKLLFRYFEPHQGQILMDGQDIRTLDVTGYRRRLAIVHQEVDIFNGTLLENLTYGNPKATVEQVQEACRIARVDEVIEHLPQGYYTVVGERGMRLSGGQRQRLGIARALLVDPDILIFDEATSSLDYESERSIQLAMRSILGTRTTIIIAHRLSTIREADKIVVLDQGQIVEVGSHAELLRHEGIYRRLHSLQETGELL; encoded by the coding sequence ATGGCAAGCATTCGGGATATCCTCGATTATTATCGAAAATATCGGATAGTCGCGCTTTTAAGTATTACGGCATCTAGCCTCTTTGAAATCATCGATCTCGTAGTTCCTTACACCATTGGGCAGATTCTCAACGTGCTGTCCAGTCAACCCTTGGATAAGGGATTGCAAAAGGCGATCGCTCTCGTTGCTGAGGTTAGTAATTTACCGGCAAATCGATTCCTCTCTCTGTCTGTGCTGATGGGATTAATCTTGTTAGTCACCGTCGTTAGAGCGCCGATTCAGCCTTGGTTCAGCCTTTGGTTTCACTGGGATACAGCTTTGCGATCGCGTCGAGATCATAGCATAAAAGTCCTAGAAAAAATTGTCACTCTACCGCTAGAATTCTACGAAGAAAACAACCCCGGACGGATTGCCGGACGAGTCGCTAGAGGACTCGCTAACCACACCTGGACTTATCCTGAAGTCGCTGGACAGTTGATTCCTAAACTTGTCCGAGTGCTGGGCATCTTTGCGATGATCTGGTTAATTGAGTGGCGAATTGCCGCAATTTTCCTAATTTCCTTCATCTTCATCCTCAGCTTTACCCTCAAAGACCTCAAGCAACTGAGCGATCGCGAACAGAAACTAGATCGATATCAGGAAAATACCGAAAGTCGTACTTCAGAAATTATTACCAACATTAAAACAGTCAAAGCCTTCGCCACAGAACAGACAGAACTAGAGCGTCAACGACAGCGGCTAGAACGGGAGTTCAAAGTCGTTGACTACCGCATCCATAGAGGTTATGTCATCCTAGCTACTACCCAAAGGACAATCATCCAGTTTTGTGTCTTTTTGGTACTCGGTTTGACCCTCAGCGCCACCTTACAGGGAAAGATTTCTCTAGGACACTTCGTTACCACGTTGACAGTCTCCAGCATGGCGTACTCAGAGCTAGAACCTATCAGCAACCTGGCTGAGATATTTGCTCGTCGCTATGCCTCCATGCTCCGTTTCCACGAGTTCATGCACGTACCTGTAGGCGTAGATGCGGTCATTCTGTCTCAAACCAGAACGCAGACGGCAGAAGGAGGAACTCAGGATTCTCGTGGTTCTGAATTGTCCTATCAATTTACCGGCAAAGTCGAATTTTCCCATCTGAGCTTTGGCTATGACAGCGATCGCCCAGTTTTAGAAAACATCAACCTACTCATCGAACCTTATCAAACTGTAGCGCTGGTCGGGCGTTCGGGGTCGGGTAAGTCTACCTTAGTCAAGCTTCTGTTCCGGTATTTTGAACCCCATCAAGGTCAGATTTTAATGGATGGTCAAGACATTCGCACTTTGGATGTCACTGGCTATCGGCGGCGTCTGGCAATTGTTCACCAGGAAGTAGATATTTTCAACGGGACTTTGCTTGAAAACCTTACCTATGGCAACCCCAAAGCTACGGTTGAACAGGTTCAGGAAGCTTGCCGCATTGCCAGAGTAGACGAAGTCATTGAGCATCTGCCGCAAGGGTACTACACCGTTGTTGGAGAGCGGGGAATGCGCCTGTCTGGGGGACAACGACAGCGCTTGGGAATTGCTAGGGCACTCTTGGTCGATCCAGATATCCTCATCTTTGATGAAGCAACTTCTAGCCTCGACTACGAATCTGAGCGCTCAATTCAGTTGGCAATGCGTAGCATCCTCGGCACCCGCACCACCATTATCATTGCTCACAGACTTAGTACCATCCGGGAAGCAGACAAAATTGTCGTTCTCGATCAAGGTCAAATTGTAGAAGTCGGTAGCCATGCTGAACTACTGCGCCACGAAGGGATTTACCGACGTTTGCACTCCCTACAAGAAACAGGTGAGCTACTCTAA
- a CDS encoding CNNM domain-containing protein, protein MIFLPVQSYLLVTSDLGPLLGSIWLDIAVLGLMLLLSAFFSGSETAITALDNLKLRAMIQEQGDPRRMFALVLENRGRFITTLLVGNNLVNNFSAILTSNLFALWLGNAGLGIATAVITFLVLIFGEVTPKSLAINNVMPVFKFAVRPIYLLSIVLGPLVYLFEKITQRVIRLFQGGVVQEGESLRDLQLMIEILGGKGHLDLHRHQLLNKALMLDSLSTRDLVKPRIDMRTISHEATLQEFVNLCLETGYSRIPVQEESKDQIVGVVHLKRALQQLRFLKKEGIDNGLVTEAMDPPVYVPDTKRAANLLKDMLQQRLHIAIVVDEYGGTVGLITLEDILEELVGEIYDESDFPSRAIATRNATRSGGG, encoded by the coding sequence GTGATTTTTTTACCCGTTCAGTCATATCTTCTGGTTACTTCCGATCTTGGCCCCCTTTTAGGGAGTATTTGGCTCGATATCGCGGTACTGGGATTGATGCTTTTACTTTCTGCTTTTTTCTCCGGCTCGGAAACGGCGATTACAGCCCTCGACAACCTTAAACTCAGGGCGATGATTCAAGAGCAGGGAGACCCACGCCGGATGTTTGCGCTGGTCTTAGAAAATCGGGGCCGATTTATCACTACCCTCCTAGTGGGTAACAACCTGGTCAATAATTTTTCGGCGATTCTAACTAGTAACTTATTTGCTCTCTGGTTAGGGAATGCAGGATTAGGAATTGCTACTGCTGTTATTACTTTTCTAGTGCTGATTTTTGGGGAAGTTACACCTAAATCTCTGGCAATCAACAATGTGATGCCAGTTTTTAAGTTTGCCGTTCGCCCAATTTACTTGCTATCTATCGTTCTCGGTCCACTCGTTTATTTATTTGAGAAAATAACTCAGCGGGTAATTCGCCTGTTTCAGGGGGGTGTTGTCCAAGAGGGAGAGTCTTTACGGGATCTCCAGCTGATGATTGAAATTTTGGGAGGCAAGGGGCACCTAGATTTACACAGACACCAGTTGCTGAATAAAGCCTTGATGCTAGACAGCCTCAGCACCCGCGATCTCGTTAAGCCACGGATTGACATGAGGACAATTTCCCATGAAGCGACGTTGCAGGAGTTTGTGAATCTGTGTCTGGAGACAGGATATTCCCGTATTCCTGTGCAGGAGGAGTCTAAGGATCAAATTGTCGGCGTTGTTCACCTGAAGCGAGCGCTCCAGCAGCTGAGGTTTTTGAAAAAAGAAGGGATTGATAATGGCTTGGTTACAGAGGCGATGGACCCGCCAGTATATGTGCCGGATACGAAACGGGCTGCCAATCTACTGAAGGATATGTTGCAACAACGCCTCCACATTGCCATCGTCGTCGATGAGTATGGGGGCACGGTGGGGTTGATAACGCTGGAAGATATTCTGGAGGAGCTAGTTGGCGAAATTTACGATGAGAGTGATTTTCCCAGTCGAGCGATCGCTACCAGAAATGCCACGCGCTCTGGTGGCGGCTGA
- a CDS encoding Npun_F0813 family protein, producing MFILKRQDVEISSIQHPKREQQIPILTYQGQTFRLISVFAANQAEEARAFWRDLTDNRGKACVLLEEPDRYSVWGKIRLDQLAAEASSDVKIVPLTQACLLLLQAVYIDVEDLLGNRQAGLFQKDLSDVFRQWHFPSADGAEAVKNLLTMDPLTSLQIPLWEEHHLITLLQELHRLGKEYFGNTHFAQGVNDTLQDMQPAERSQFLEWLNQSPLGKLWR from the coding sequence ATGTTTATTCTGAAACGGCAGGATGTTGAAATTTCTAGCATTCAGCACCCCAAGCGGGAGCAGCAGATCCCGATTCTCACTTATCAGGGGCAAACTTTTCGCTTGATCAGTGTATTTGCGGCTAATCAAGCAGAAGAAGCCAGAGCCTTTTGGCGAGACCTTACTGATAACCGTGGCAAAGCCTGCGTTTTGCTGGAAGAGCCTGATCGGTATAGTGTGTGGGGCAAAATTCGTCTAGATCAGCTGGCTGCGGAGGCTAGCAGTGATGTCAAAATTGTTCCTCTAACCCAAGCTTGCCTATTGTTGCTCCAGGCGGTTTACATAGACGTTGAAGATTTATTAGGAAACAGACAAGCCGGATTATTTCAAAAAGACCTGAGTGATGTCTTCCGTCAGTGGCACTTTCCTAGTGCAGATGGGGCGGAAGCTGTAAAAAACTTGCTAACGATGGACCCCTTGACTAGCCTCCAAATTCCCCTTTGGGAGGAACATCATCTGATCACCTTGTTACAAGAATTGCATCGCCTGGGGAAGGAATATTTCGGCAATACCCACTTTGCCCAAGGAGTAAACGATACATTACAAGATATGCAACCGGCAGAGCGGTCTCAGTTCCTGGAGTGGCTGAATCAATCTCCCCTAGGTAAGCTGTGGCGATAA
- a CDS encoding transposase, which yields MSVRKLSELDKRDILNLYRQPGETTSTLASRYDVSNSTISRLLKTRLSEQEYEALIQQKRTNRSHSISEPVTEADEEPVETSLTTSTENEEFFLGIQESFAESEESLNASPSAPRRRRRSSVPTEEEKAQEPENIPVEIFSGIDSSMPLFQVAVDAVPSNSPNLLDKNYSTEASVIQEMLGEDLTDLEDDEDGEDDEEDDDLEDLEDEDDWEDDTATLESPIPAGTFKRANRASVQVLPLSNAVLPKTCYLVVDRAAELIARPMREFSDLGQIPAQEVQQRTLPVFDNHRVARRFSNRTQRVIKVPDGRMLQKTCSQLQAKGITRLLIDGQVYSL from the coding sequence ATGAGTGTGAGAAAACTCTCTGAATTAGATAAGCGCGACATCCTCAACCTGTATCGACAGCCAGGAGAGACAACCTCAACCCTGGCTAGTCGTTATGATGTCAGTAATTCAACGATTAGCCGTCTTTTAAAAACTCGTCTATCCGAGCAAGAATATGAAGCTCTGATACAGCAAAAGCGAACCAATCGCTCCCACTCGATTTCCGAACCTGTCACTGAAGCTGATGAGGAGCCAGTAGAAACATCGCTTACTACATCGACAGAGAACGAAGAATTCTTTCTTGGCATCCAAGAGTCCTTTGCAGAGAGTGAAGAATCCTTGAATGCAAGCCCTAGCGCCCCGCGGCGTCGTAGGCGTTCCTCAGTTCCTACTGAGGAAGAGAAGGCACAAGAGCCGGAAAACATTCCTGTCGAAATTTTCTCTGGAATCGATTCCTCTATGCCCCTCTTTCAGGTGGCTGTAGATGCAGTACCAAGTAATAGTCCCAATTTACTTGATAAAAATTACAGTACAGAAGCCAGTGTCATACAAGAGATGCTGGGGGAAGACCTAACTGATTTAGAGGACGACGAGGACGGCGAGGACGATGAGGAGGACGACGATTTAGAAGACCTCGAAGATGAAGACGACTGGGAGGATGATACAGCAACTCTCGAAAGTCCAATTCCAGCAGGAACATTTAAGCGAGCAAATCGCGCTAGTGTTCAAGTTTTACCACTTTCTAACGCGGTGCTTCCCAAAACCTGCTATTTAGTGGTAGACCGAGCAGCGGAATTGATAGCGAGACCTATGCGAGAGTTCAGTGACCTCGGACAAATTCCTGCCCAAGAGGTTCAGCAGAGAACACTCCCAGTTTTCGATAACCATCGGGTAGCTCGAAGGTTTTCTAACCGCACCCAACGAGTGATTAAAGTTCCAGATGGCAGGATGCTTCAGAAAACTTGTTCGCAACTGCAAGCGAAGGGAATTACTCGCTTGCTGATTGATGGTCAAGTGTATTCGTTATAA
- a CDS encoding molybdopterin-dependent oxidoreductase: MKRRQVLKQLLQTSGGLIAASLLPGCQLAGSVEPLFLLDLLKPDSKLPEHLLTSLSEFYVQSYALPPRINLDNWRLKVTGAVAQPLTLTFQDIVAAPQENFYLTMECIGNPSGGNLIGNAQWTGTPLLPFLEQAGVKSEAIELRLHGADSYETTLPVPEVMRKEVRLVHQMNGEALTQSHGYPLRIIIPGHFGQKQPKWLVEIEAISSQKRGFWERQGWSDTAEIPTHALMRQVQNTRVWNRQHRLHLGRTGETGWANGILIAGVALDKSSPITAIEVSTNDGKTWQNAEQNQPASPHEWTLWRYLWMPQQPGSYTLLARATSSRQQQPLKDENRMDGSSGILRIQVSLQE, encoded by the coding sequence GTGAAACGCCGTCAAGTTCTCAAACAGCTGCTACAAACATCCGGCGGGCTGATTGCTGCTAGCTTACTCCCAGGCTGTCAGTTAGCAGGGTCAGTGGAGCCGCTGTTTTTGCTTGACCTGCTCAAGCCAGACTCAAAACTGCCAGAACACCTGCTCACGTCATTGAGCGAATTTTATGTGCAATCTTATGCCTTGCCGCCTAGGATTAATCTTGACAACTGGCGGTTAAAAGTTACGGGTGCGGTTGCCCAGCCTCTGACGCTGACCTTTCAAGACATTGTGGCAGCGCCGCAGGAAAATTTTTACCTGACAATGGAGTGCATTGGCAATCCCAGTGGCGGCAACCTGATTGGAAACGCTCAGTGGACAGGTACCCCTTTGCTACCTTTTCTAGAGCAAGCTGGCGTTAAATCAGAGGCGATAGAACTTAGGCTGCACGGAGCTGATTCTTACGAGACAACATTGCCAGTTCCAGAAGTCATGAGAAAAGAAGTGCGACTGGTTCACCAGATGAATGGCGAAGCTCTCACTCAGTCTCATGGCTACCCTTTACGCATCATAATTCCCGGTCACTTTGGTCAGAAGCAACCCAAATGGCTGGTCGAGATTGAAGCTATCAGCAGCCAGAAGCGAGGTTTTTGGGAACGTCAAGGCTGGTCTGATACAGCGGAAATTCCTACTCATGCACTGATGCGCCAAGTACAAAACACTCGTGTCTGGAACCGACAGCATCGGTTGCATTTGGGGCGCACAGGTGAAACAGGTTGGGCAAACGGCATTTTGATTGCTGGTGTTGCTTTAGACAAATCTAGTCCGATTACAGCCATTGAGGTCAGTACCAACGATGGTAAGACTTGGCAGAATGCTGAGCAAAATCAACCGGCGTCTCCCCACGAGTGGACGCTCTGGCGTTATTTATGGATGCCCCAGCAGCCGGGAAGTTATACTTTACTTGCTCGCGCTACGTCTTCACGCCAACAGCAGCCACTGAAAGATGAGAATCGAATGGATGGCAGTAGTGGCATTCTGCGAATTCAAGTGAGTTTGCAAGAGTGA